The Oncorhynchus kisutch isolate 150728-3 unplaced genomic scaffold, Okis_V2 scaffold1339, whole genome shotgun sequence genomic interval TGAAGAACCGTGGCTACGCCGCCAGCTGCCGGGTCAAACGGGTCACCCAGAAGGAGGAGCTGGAGAAGCAGAAGTCACAGCTTCAACAGGAAGTGGATAAGTTGGCGTCGGAGAACGCCAGCATGAGGGCGGAGCTCGATCACCTGAGGTCGAAGTACGAGGCGCTACAGAGTTTTGCAAGGACTGTGGCGAGGAGCCCGGGAGTGGGGTTAGGGGTCGGGGGTCAGAGGGGAGGTGGTGGGGTCGGGTCGGTGATCGGGCCACTCATACCGGGGAAAGTGGCGGCGACGAGTGTCATCACGATAGTGAAGTCGAAAACAGACGCGCGGTCTTAGTAGCGGGCTGGGtcaaggagggatgagagagaagagggaagggagaggaggagaagaagaagctaATTAGGACTATTTAAAAATGAAACCATTGGTCAGTGCATCGTCATTGAGCACAGGACAGAATTTAATCAGGTGAGGTGGCCCCCCTTTGAGAAAATGTCACACCCTGGATAGTAattactgtgtttctactgttaTTTTGTAACTGTTGTACACGAGGTCCAAAGTTGTCATTTTTATGTAATGTAGTTATGCGTGTGTTGTGTCATGGAATACTGTGAGCTTCATCCGTGGCCGACTTTCCTTTTGGTATCATTCTATTTGGCTGTGATTTCTCTGAAAACAACTATTTGTTACCCAACGGGCTTCCGTACTCACAGGCACTTCCTTGTTTTGCAGAAACAGCTTGCAGAGCCGTcaatttatttcatattttatcaTAAAAATGACAGAGAATTGTATTTTGTAACCGCTCATTGCACAAGAGAGACAAGATACTTTCAGAAAAGTGAGGGTCTTCAGGAAGAGGTTGTTTTGgttatttaactttttttttttgtacttttcacccttttttctccccaattggaaGGTACAGTCTTGTCCCAGCGCtg includes:
- the LOC109886361 gene encoding transcription factor MafG-like isoform X2; the encoded protein is MSTTNKGNKALKVKREPGENGTTLTDDELVTMSVRELNQHLRGLTKDEILQLKQRRRTLKNRGYAASCRVKRVTQKEELEKQKSQLQQEVDKLASENASMRAELDHLRSKYEALQSFARTVARSPGVGLGVGGQRGGGGVGSVIGPLIPGKVAATSVITIVKSKTDARS
- the LOC109886361 gene encoding transcription factor MafG-like isoform X1 yields the protein MEGREKGLKNEWSSEVCSEGAGVFRGGRCVQRGQVCSEGAGSRGMSTTNKGNKALKVKREPGENGTTLTDDELVTMSVRELNQHLRGLTKDEILQLKQRRRTLKNRGYAASCRVKRVTQKEELEKQKSQLQQEVDKLASENASMRAELDHLRSKYEALQSFARTVARSPGVGLGVGGQRGGGGVGSVIGPLIPGKVAATSVITIVKSKTDARS